One window of Paenibacillus sp. FSL K6-3182 genomic DNA carries:
- the carA gene encoding glutamine-hydrolyzing carbamoyl-phosphate synthase small subunit has translation MQARLLLEDGTLFTGLSFGAEAQMMGEVVFNTGITGYQEVLSDPSYCGQIVTMTYPLIGNYGITRDDFESMRPFIHGFVVRRHEEVPSNWRAQYSLGQLLKEYGIPGISDIDTRMLTRKLRNYGTMKGLITTGNERVEELAERLNISKLMTDQVARTSTSHVFSSPGQGERIVLVDFGAKSGILRELTKRGCDVVVVPHDTTADQIRRLAPDGIQLSNGPGDPQDAPYAVKMISELLGEYPIFGICLGHQLFALACGAETTKLKFGHRGGNHPVKELATNRCYITSQNHGYTVLEESVANTPLVVTHINNNDRTIEGLKHNTFPAFSVQYHPEAAPGPYDSSYLFDEFLEMIRTHKKNNPQKPRQAVLSETLKGELQYAQK, from the coding sequence ATGCAAGCAAGATTATTATTGGAAGACGGTACATTGTTCACAGGACTTTCGTTCGGTGCAGAAGCACAAATGATGGGCGAGGTTGTATTTAATACTGGAATTACTGGTTATCAAGAAGTTTTATCCGATCCGTCCTACTGCGGACAAATCGTAACGATGACCTATCCGCTAATCGGCAACTACGGCATTACACGTGATGATTTTGAGTCGATGCGTCCATTTATTCATGGCTTTGTCGTTCGTCGTCATGAAGAAGTGCCAAGCAACTGGCGTGCTCAATATTCACTAGGACAACTTCTTAAAGAATACGGCATCCCGGGCATCAGCGACATCGATACACGTATGCTTACTCGCAAGCTTCGTAACTACGGTACAATGAAAGGCCTAATTACAACAGGCAATGAGCGTGTAGAAGAACTTGCTGAACGTCTTAATATCTCGAAGCTAATGACGGATCAAGTTGCACGCACTTCTACATCTCATGTATTCTCAAGCCCGGGTCAAGGCGAGCGTATCGTACTTGTTGACTTTGGTGCAAAAAGCGGTATTTTGCGCGAGCTTACTAAGCGCGGCTGCGATGTAGTCGTTGTTCCTCACGATACAACAGCAGACCAAATTCGTCGCCTAGCTCCAGACGGCATTCAATTGTCCAATGGCCCTGGGGACCCGCAAGATGCACCTTATGCTGTAAAAATGATTTCTGAGCTGCTCGGCGAATATCCGATCTTCGGAATTTGCTTAGGCCACCAGCTGTTCGCATTAGCTTGCGGAGCAGAAACAACGAAGCTTAAATTCGGACATCGCGGCGGAAACCACCCGGTTAAAGAATTGGCAACTAACCGCTGCTACATTACTTCACAAAACCATGGCTACACGGTGCTTGAAGAATCAGTAGCGAACACGCCGCTTGTAGTAACACATATCAATAACAATGACCGCACGATCGAAGGACTTAAACATAATACATTCCCAGCTTTCTCGGTTCAATATCACCCAGAAGCTGCGCCTGGACCGTATGACTCCAGCTATTTGTTTGATGAGTTCCTAGAAATGATCCGTACGCACAAGAAAAATAACCCACAAAAACCTCGTCAAGCTGTGTTGTCGGAGACGTTGAAAGGAGAGCTTCAGTATGCCCAAAAATAA